GCGGAAAGAGCCATTGATGACAGCTGCCGTCAATAATCGGCTAAATTCCTGTTGTATATGAAAATTCTTAGTCATCGTCAGTTCTCCTGTTGAACGACTGTCCTACTTTTTGTCTTCTGAATGATTGTTCTGTAATAAGAGGAAAAACACTCCAGCTGCAACAACGACATCGCCTATGCTAAATGCAACCCGATAAGGGATCCATTTGGGAAGGGTCAGGATATCTGAGAGGAACCACAAACGGGTGGTTTCCTTCATCAGGACCATGTCCTTGCTGAAAGCATGTCTGGCGCCAAGTTGCCAGGTATCCGCCGGTACACCCAATTTGTTGAGGGTATCCGGTGAGATCGGCATCCATCCGCCATTCAGGGCGATCACCACCAGGTTCAGGAGAAGTCCCAAACCCAAAATCCATATACCGGGCTGTTTGCGGTTTAGCCAGACAAACACGACCAAGATAAGCTGGGAGGTGATCAGAATGACAGGAATCCACTGGTCCGGTATCTTATCCCGGGTGCCCGAGATAAAGAAGGCAAGCATCTGTGGCGTTGCGGCGACCAGTATGAGCCAGATGTATTTCAGATCAATCGGTTGGTAAGGTTCTTTTCTAAAACTTGCGTTTAACAAACCCGCTGCCAAACCAAGGGCAACGGCAAAGACCAGGATCATTGCATTCCGATGCCACCGCATCCATCAGGAGCGCCAGCGGCCAAAACGAACATAACGAGGCTTGCAACAGTGACAACTAAACGGACGGTGCGGGAATCGAAACGGGTTGCAATAGAGGTGATTTTGCTTGAGAGCTTGGACATGGTAATTCCTTTCAAAGAATACATCTAGGTTGGTGTTTGGTGAAAGTCACATGGTGTGGTCTTTCAAATTTCTACTCCATTATTATTGCCGAGTGGCTTCAAACTACTCTGCAAAACAGGCTCAAGTACGCAAATATAACAGGATTGATATACTTTAATCCTGCACCAACCTATCAAGTGCCTGTTAGACGCAAAAAACACCGGATAGATACCTATCCGGTGTGCAATTTCAGTGCCGAATTGTTATACTTCGCTACTTTTGGATCAGTGTTTCATAGAGTTCACGGGTCTGACGGGAGGGCGGCGCGTTGATTTCTTTGACCAAAGCGACCCGGCAGCGCTCATATTGGCGGACGATTGCGGCCCGATTTCCAGTTGCAGCATGGATCCGCATGGCTAAGCGATGGGCATCTTCTAGGCAGGCATCTTCAGTGAGCGCCTGATAGCAATACCGCAACGCGGTCTTATATGACTTACGCTCCATATACATATTGGCCAGCCGCATCAGCACATCCAGATACATCTGGTAATAACGCTGTCGGTCGGTGATCGCCCAAATTTCCTCGATCTCGGAAAGGTAATCCCCTTTATAGCTTTCCACCGCAGTCTTTAAATAATTGATCTTATCCCGCGGATCCTTCGCCTTTTGGGCACGATCAACTGCGCTGGTGAAGGATTCCACGTCATATTCATAATCCAATGACCAGTTGAACTGGTAATAGTCATCCTGCAATAAAACGCTTTGGCGACCCACGGCGCGCCGGAGCCGATAGAGCGTATTCTTGAAACGCAGCTTCAATTCGTCAGGCGTCGCATCAGGCCAGAAATACAACCCCACCTGCTCTTTGGTCAGCCCTTCCGGGTGGGCCAGGAACAGAAAGAACATATCTCGGGAGGTCTGAGTCTGCCAATCGCTGCTGCTCACCAAGCGGCTGTTGATATGCACCTGAGCTTTCCCGAAGCTTTGAATGATCATCTTCGGTGGAGCGAAGGGCATGATGGTTGCCTGTCGGCGGATCTTGCGCCTGGTGACGGGGAGTTTCTCCTCAAACGAATCCACCCGTTCCAGGATCCTGGCGTATTGGCGTTTGACCTCATGCTTGCCTTTCACGGCGGTCAGGAGGTCCTTGAATTCACGAGCCTGAATGATCAGAGGCGTGGCATAGTTGTTTTCCAACAGAGCAGGCAGTACCTTTTCCAGATAGACCAGGGCCTCATCTTTGTCCTCCTGGGCAGCAAGCCCCAGTGAACAGCTGAATGCTGCCCGCAAGGCCTCACTCTGGTTGCCCTCCGCCTCAAAATAATCATAAGCTTTCTTAGCAGAAGACAGACCAAGTGCATACTGGTCCTGGCGAAGGTGATAAATCGCCAGCTCCAGTTCCAACAGGTTCAGGTTATACGATGATTGACTTTCAAGCGCCTTTTCTTTGGCATTCGCAAAGACCACTTCCGCCTTGGGAAATGTGCCTGAAATCCGGTTGAGGATTCCTTCAGCCAACGTCAGATAGAAGAGCATAAAGTAATCATTGGTCCGCTTTGCAATAGTCTCAGCTTGTCTATAGACATCTAATGATTCTTCATACGCATCTAAATCTTTATAAAGGTCACCCAAGCTTGTCAAACTCAGAGTTTCAGTTCTTGGAGAATTGCTAATTTTGGAATATTCAATTGCTTTTTCAAAATTCGCTGCAGCTTTTTCGAAATCACCGCGTAGTTGTTGAAGAACACCCAAGTTATTTAATAACTCTGCAGTCCAGGACATGTTGCCGCCTGTACTCCAAATATCCAGCGCCTCCTGATACATCATTTCAGCCCGGACGTAGTCACCCAAGACCTTGTGCATCAGACCGATGTTGAACAAAACCTTCGGGACGTTCTGATGGTCGTCATAACTCTCAAACAGTCGGAGGGATTCCTTAAGGATATTGATCGCTTCCTTAACTTCACCCTTATAGTAGAGCGTCACCCCAATGTTGCGGAGGGCTTCAGCCTTGATCAGGCCATATTCCGGGAATGCGTCCAGAATCTCAATAGCGTTTCTATTGTCCGCCAGCGATTTTTGAAGGTCGCCTTGAATCTGCATGGCCACCGCTCTGCGGATCAGGCTCAGAGCCAATACCTCGATATTCGCCGGGTCATTATCTTCCAGAAGGCGATCAATGACCTTGGTAAAAAGCTGAATGCCCTGATCCACTTCGCCGCCATTGACCAAAATCGCCGCCTGCAAAGACAGTAACGAAGGACGCGAAGTAGCGATATCCGGTGGCAGAGCTGCCATCCACTCCTTCAAGGTCAGCAGCTTACCGCCTGTGACCATCGCAGGGCCGGCTTTTTCCACCAGGCTGAGCATCTTATCAACCGCGCGAACCTGCTTATACAGAATAAAAGCCTGTTCCCAGTCCTGGTGTTCTGCGAAATCATCCGCTAAAGCAATTGTGATCAAGACTGTCTCTTCGGGGCGCTCTTTGCGCATCCTGACTTGAAGGAAATCCCGGAAGAGATGATGATATCGCAGCCACAGGTCATCCGAATCCCCCACCGGCAGCACAAAGAGGTTCCGAATCATCACCTGGTCAATTGACGACTGCCAGGATTCGGTGATTTTCAATGCCTTTCCAATCACCCGCTTACAACGCTGGACATCATATTCCTCAAGAATGGATGTTCGCAGCAGGAAAAGCTTGATATCTTCCGGCTGCTGCTCAAAGACCTGTTGGGCCATATAGTCATACAGGTTCACACCCGAAACTCTGGCCGTCCTAATCCGCTCTCCAATTTCATCTTCCAAGAGCTGCGTGGAGAGCAATAACCCCGTGATCCACCCTTCCGTCTGCTGGGTGATCTCTTCAGCGGATTTATCGGTAATGGTAATGTGATAATTTTTCAGGAGCAGTTCCTGAATTTCTTGCGAAGTGAATGATATTTCCTCAAATGACAGACCACCGACCTGATTTCGGGCCACCAACAAGGGCATATCCGAAAGGGTCAGCAACCGCCGTGATGAAACCATCAGGTGGACGTTTTCATCCGCTGCCTGGAGGAAGCTGTTGATAAATTGATTCACCAACTCCCCATCTTCAACAAGCTGATAGTCATCCAGCATGAAGATGAAGTGCTCTGTGATGTGCTCGTAGATATCATTGGCAATCGTTGAGACGATTGCAGGGATATCCAATTGAGATTGGGGGATACTATTCAGTACAGAGAGGGAGTTTTTGCCAAATTCCGGGAAACGAGCCTGAATGGCGGCGATAAAATGCGAAATAAATCGGAAGGGGTCCTGATCCAGCGGATCAAGCGTTAACCAACTAATGGGCCATTCGGTATGGGTGGCAAAATCAATCAGTAGGGAGGTCTTGCCATAGCCAGCGGGCGCAGCAATAATGATCAGTTTGAGGTCAAGCAGGTCATTTAAAATCGATAACAGTCGCTGACGTGTGACGATTTCGTCACGCCGACGCGGAATAATTAATTTTGTCCTCGTGATCGGGTATTTACTATCCACAGCCGCCTTCTGCTCTTCTTCCCTGTTGCCGCACCGATAAACAGAAGTCATTTTCATCCAACAATTGATAATGAATGGCAATCACTCCATGTATTCATTCCAAATCAATATTTGTTAATCTTATCAGACAAAACACATTTTGTGAATAACTCTACTTATTCAAGACAAGTAAACCGTATAAACAGCACCTTAATCAAAAATTTTTATTGACATATAATCGATTTAATGCCTTGAAAAATGTATAATAGTGTTTAAGATAAAGGATTATTCGTATGCAGTGGTTCAAATCAATATTGTTTATCAAAACATCTGGCAAAGGCTTCTACAATTTTACAGACGCAATCAATAGCCAGCTCCGCCAGTGGGAAATCGAAGAGGGAATGGCTTTCCTCTTTGTTCAGCATACCAGTGCGTCTCTGGTTATAAACGAAAATTATGCCCCGTCCGCCCAAACCGATATGGAGAACTTTTTAGAGCATATCGCACCGGAAGGGGAACTCTGGTACGCTCACACCCTGGAAGGCAAAGATGATACCCCCGCCCATCTACGCACCATGGTCACCAACATCAGCCTTGAAATACCAGTGGATAATGGAATCCTCAGTTTAGGAACCTGGCAAGGCATCTACCTGGCTGAACATCGGAATTCAGCCCACCAAAGGCGAGTGCTTCTACGGGTACTTTCAACCACCCCTTAACCAATCCAGCGAGAAAGCAACTTTGACTTACTCAACCCTAATCAAAGTTTGTCAATCCAAAATTTAAAGGAGTAGCAATGAATATCGAACTCAAATATCAACCCTCCTACACCCTGGGGATCGTTACCCTCGGACCAAGTGAAGAAATCCAGGTGGAAGGCGGCTCAATGGTCAGCATGTCCCCGGATGTTGCCATCGAAACCAAGGCGCGCGGTGGCCTGCTCAAATCACTGGGCCGGGCGATGCTGGGCGGCGAATCCTTTTTTCAGAACACCTTCCGCGCCGGCCCAAAAGGCGGAGAGATCACGGTTGCCCCCGCATTACCGGGCGATATGCACATCGTTCAATTAAACAATGATGCCATGGTCGTGCAATCCGGCTCATATGTGGCCTCGGAAAACGGCGTCACTGTTGACACCAAATGGGGCGGCGCGAAAACCTTCTTTGCCTCCGAAGGGCTGATTATGCTGCAGGTCTCCGGCACGGGTAAAGCCGTCCTTTCCTCCTATGGCGCCATCCACGAGTTGGACCTGGCTGCCGGCCAACGTTACACCGTTGATACCGGCCATTTGGTCGCTTTTAGCCATAACATGGGCTTCAATGTCCGGGCCGTTGGTGGCATCAAGTCCACCCTCTTCAGTGGTGAGGGCTTGGTGGTGGATCTGACTGGCCCCGGAAAAGTCCTGCTGCAGACCCGCTCAACGGACGCATTCCTTTCCTGGCTGCTCCCCAAGCTACCAAAAGACCATAGCAACCACTAAATTGGTAATTACGACTAATTATCTGGTTACGGCCCTCTCCGGCCCTCCCTGAGGGCCTACACATGGATAATACATAAGCCCCATCCGAAGTTCGGATGGGGCTTTTATTTTTGGTAAGAATATCGAGTATATCAACTAATAGATAAACGGAATCAGCGCCCAGGTGCGTTCCTTATAGGCCGCATAGTCGGGAACATGGCGTTGCATGAAAGACTCTTCAATTGAGATGCGCAGCATGACGCCCAGAACACCCACCAGAGCAGGAATCCAAGATGGCCCAGCCGCCAAAAAAAGCGGACAGGCAACCAGGAAAAGAATATTTCCCAGGGAAACGGGATGCCGAATAGTCTTATAGAGGCCGGTAATCACCAGCTGGGTATCGTCGCGTTCTATGGCCTGGCTGAAGCCCTCTTCCAGGTTCAAATATCCTTTGACAGAGAAAAACACCGCCCCAGCAAATAGCGCTCCACCAGAAACCATCTCCCAGATGGAAGGTTGGGTGTGAAGGAAAATAAACTCAGCCACGGGTCCAACCAGCACCAGCCACATCGGGGCCAGGATCAGCCACACAGTCCAATCCCCCCAACCTTTACGAATGTTGTTTCCGGGACGCCGCAGGACAGCTCGTTCACTGATCTTGAGTCCCGCAAAAAGTAGAGCATAAATGATTAATGGGTAATAATCTAAAATAATCTTCATATAACTTTCCAGGGCCGTTTAAATTATTCTATCCTTTTTGGTAAAAAGGCCCAACCTATAAAATATAACACAACCTCCATCATATGGTAAATGTTATCCTCATAATATGTGATTTATAATCAACCCATCCTCATCAACCATAAACCTTCTAACAGGAATTTCGGACCCAACTCAAATGGATAAAAGCATTCGAAAACTTTTCACTGACGAACTATTGGCACAAGCCTTGGCTGCCTACGGCATAAAACCCGCAGAGGCTGAGATTCTGGACGGCTTTGAGAGCTTCATCTACCAGGTCACAATGGGCGACGAGGAATATATCCTCCGTATTGGTCACGACCATCGACGCGGTGCTGACCTGGTTTATGCCGAAGCGAATTTTCTGAATTACCTTTCACTATGCGGGTTGTCGGTCCCCGCCGTCCACCCGACGCGTGAGGGCACATTGGTCAGTGCTATTCCGGCCGCTGATGGGTCACATTTCATCACAGCCTTATTCACAAAAGCACTAGGTCATCCCCCCAAGCGCAAGGACCGGACCCCCGAGCTGTTCAAGCGGATGGGCGCCTTTCTGGGCCGGCTTCACACATTCAGCGCAGCCTATCAGCCAGACGAGAATACCCCAAAGCGATACACCTTCGATGTGGATTCTAAGGCGATGATTGCTGAGGCAGAAAAATCCCTCCCAAAGGGCGACGAAGTCATCAAAGCGCTCTATCGGGAGACGATTGATAAAATCTTGGCCCTCCCAAGGGACAATGGCGGTTTTGGCCTCTGCCATAGCGATTTTCACAGTGGCAATTTCTTCATAACGGACAAAGGCCAAATCACCCTATTCGACTTTGATGATTGCCAATATGCCTGGTATATCTATGACATTGCGATGGCGTTGTTTTATGCCATTTCCATGGACTGCCAGAGCCAGGAGGAACTGGAAGCCGCCCAGACCTTTCTAAGCAGCTTCCTGAGCGGTTACCGGCAGGAATTCACACTTGATCCAGGCTGGTTACTTCAAATCCCTCTTTTTCTCAAATTGCGGGAAATGGACCTTTACATCATCATCCACCGGAGCATGGATATGAACAACCTGGATGCCTGGTGCGAGAGGTATATGGATCACCGCCGCGAGAAAATCTTGAACAACACGCCATATTGTGCGCTTGACTATGCCAGGCCCTGATAACATAACTTTTTATCCTTCTCCCATTAATGACAAAAGCGCCCCCACGTTGTGGGGGCGTTTATCATCTTAGGTGCTACTTACCGTTCAAACACGCTATCAGGCAGTCTAATCCCAGCGGCAACCAGTTTCGGGGTGAACCCTGGGCGCAAACCTGTGGGCTTATGCGTGCCCTGGATCATACCGTTCTTGATGCCGGCATGTTCAAAGGCATAGAGGTCCTGCATAACGACCGTGTCACTCTCCATGCCCTGCACCTCAGCCACCTTCACGATCTTACGGGTACCATCCTTCATTCTTTCAAGGTGCACAATCAATTCCATGGAGGAGGCCACCTGTTCACGGATAGCCCGCAGGGGCAGATCCATCCCGGCCATCATCACCATGGTTTCAATACGTCGTAAGGCATCCCGAGGACCGTTAGAGTGGATGGTGGTCATAGAGCCGTCATGACCAGTGTTCATGGCCTGAAGCATGTCAACCGCTTCACCACCACGGCACTCACCGACGACAATGCGGTCAGGGCGCATACGCAGGGCATTGATCACCAATTGGCGAATGGTAATTTCGCCTTTCCCTTCAATGTTCGGTGGGCGTTTCTCAAGCCGGACCACATGCGACTGGCGCAGCTGAAGCTCCGCTGTATCCTCAATGGTGATCACCCGTTCACCCTCAGGGATGAACGAGGAAAGCACGTTGAGGAAGGTGGTTTTACCGGTACCGGTACCACCGGAGACCACCATGTTAACCCTGGCCTCAACGCAAGCCTTGAGGAAGTTGGCCAAACTGATGTTCAACGTCCCATTCGAGATCAAGTCCTGCACTTGGAACGGCCGGGTGGCAAATTTACGGATAGTCAGTACAGCGCCGTTCAGTGAAAGCGGTGGAATGGTTGCGTTCACACGGAAACCACTGGGCAAGCGGGCATCCACCATTGGCGAGGATTCATCCACACGCCTGCCGATGGGCGATACAATCCGGTCAATGACCCGCATCAGGTGCCCTTCGCTTTCAAACTTCACATTAGTCGGTTTGATAAGACCAAATCGTTCAACATAGACCTTATCATAGCCATTGACCATGATTTCTGTAATGTCGTTATCTTTCAACAAAGGTTCAATTGGGCCATACCCCACAATATCCGCAACAACCAATTCCAAAAGCTGATTACGGGTGTCATGGTTATAAAGAAAATGCTCTTCTTCCAGAACTTTATTGAAGACTTCTTCAATCAATACCTTCAGCTTTTCAGGATTGACCGACGAGTCAGATTTGCTGTTTTCAAGCAGTTCCTTTTGGACTGCATCCCGAATGGCAATAAAATCGTTATGATGCTCTGAAGCAATGGTTTGGCTTTGTTGAACGGGAGTTGAACTCTCCTTATTCATCGCTGGTCGATTTGAAAACATGAGCCCTCCTACAAGGTCCTACAGATAAATCCTTTTTATTGTTGAATGCTGGGAACAATCAATTGTCTCCCAAAATTGATCACCGTGCTCTTAGGCAAATTATTCGCCTCAAGAATAGCATCAATGGTCGATAGGTTGTCATCTGCGAAGAAGGCCAAACAAGCCCCATCGCTGATCTCAATTTCAGTATTAATATATATGCCGCCGATTCCTTGAAGCACTTCCTGCAGCGCTGAATAGGCCGAATCATAATCACCGGTTGCATCCCAGTAACTGGCCTGAGCCATCAAATTATTGACGGACCCCAGCTCAGTATAGGAGGTGATCTCAATCGAATTCAAAGCATAGAGATAATATGACACAGCATTCTCATAATCTCTAAGCTTCCCATAAGTGTCGCCGATATATAGCTGAATCTGGAACAACTTCAAATCATTTTCTCTATCGTCCCAAGCTACCAATTCCGCCTGCTCAAAATTGTTGAGCGCATCGGAATAGAATCCTGCTGAGTAATACTGCTCGCCCAGGGCAGAATACGCCTCATAAAGCAAGGTAGCGCTGTTTCCACCAGCGAAGTTGGGATCTGATTCCATGATCTTCGTCAAATTTGTAATCGCAGGCGCCCAATCCATATCCAGGAAATCCTGAAACGCCACTTGATAATACTCAGCGTTGTTCAGGTCTCTTTGTAACGCCGAATTCTTCGGGTCAATACTTGCGGCTTTGGATAGATAGGTGACTGCTTTCTTGACCGAAGTGATCGTCTGATTGCTGTCCGAAAGCATTTCCTTCGCCGTCTGAACAAATTTTAATTGCAGAAGGTTGCTGCTGGCTTCCTGCAGGTTTTCGCGCTCATTCGCATATTGCTTACTCTGCGGAATCAGGGCAACGGCTTTACGATAATATTGTTCCGCTGCCTCAATGTCTTCAATGGTAGCCCCATCATCCTCAAGCATACTAATGATCTTTTTCAGATAGCCCTGAAGCAACTGCTCTGTGATCAGGGGATCATTCAGCTGAGAGTCTAATGCGAGTGCACTTTCATAAGAACCGATGACGGTATCCCAGTCTTCGTTCTCATAAGCTGTATTGCCATCAGCCAACAAAATGGCTATTTGATTTTCCGTCTCGATGGCTTCAATCTGCTGGGATACGTCCCATAATCCAGGGCTTTCTACCTGGATATCATAGAACAAAACTAACGCATCTTCCAGATTGCCAGCCTCCAGAAGAGATTCGGCTTCCTGATATTTAGACTCCATGCGCAAGAGCAGCTCGACTTCCGTTGTCAAATTGGATAACCGTTCATAATCCGGATTGATTTCACGAATATTATCGATAATGGCGGCAGCAGGCTGGGGATTGCCAACCAGCAAGAGCTGTTCCGCCTGATTGGCCATATTGTCCAACGTATAGGATTGTTGAATGCGTTGTTTCTCAGCGATCTGATTATTGAAATATTTAAAGGAAAAATAGAAAACGGTAGCGACGATCAGAATGACGGCAACAATCATTATGATAAAGCCAAAGGAGTTTTTGACTTTTGTTCTTTTTTCAACCTTCTTATTTTTATCCTCCATTGTCTTAATCATCAGCTTCATCTGGAGGTTTTCTTTAAACTTTAATAATGCCGGGTGTTCCGGATAACGCTCTTCAATCTTTTCAAGGGCTTCATTGCATTCAGAGAAGTCGCCGTTTTGAAATAGCTTGATTATATTAATGTACTCAGGATCATTCGAAAGATCGATCGGTATCACGATCTTTTCGTCTATTCCTTCAAACTTGGAATCCTCATTTTTTGATCTTCCAAAATTCGGTCGTAGTGATCCCATTTTCTTCCGCTCTTACCTAATAAATCAATCTATAAAGTGCTAAAGAGGTCCATAATGGCTGGGATGGATGGGCCCAGAATGACTGCAAGCATGGCCGGGAAGATTAACAAAGCAATTGGGAACAACATCTTCCCTGGGAGTTTATTTGCAATTTCTCTGGCCCTAAACTGGCGCTGAACACGCATCTGTAAAGCCTGACTGTGCAAAACATCCGCATAGCTCATACCGACTTTTTCTGCCTGGATGATAATTGCGACGAAACGGGAAAGGTCATCCACATCCAACCGGTTGCTCATATTCCTCAGCGCGGTCGCCCGGGAGATACCCATTTCCATCTCTTTGGTCACCCGTTTGATCTCATGCCCAAGATCGGTATCCCAATAACCACTGATCTTCAACAAGGATTGATCAAACGCCAAACCGGCGCTGGCGCAAACTGAAAGCATATCCAAGGCATCCGGCAGCCCTCGCTGAATTTCATCCTGCCGGACCCTGACTTTGCCATTCAGCCAGACCGTTGGGTACATATAGCAGAGTAGGACGATAATTACACCTATGCCCAACATCTTCAAGTCAATATTCTTAAAATCGCGATTTAGAATGAATGCGACCACAATGCCAGCCACAAAGGCCAGGAAACGGATAGCATAAAATTCACCCGCGTGCATATTGCGTGGATTCCCCGCAATCGTCAATTTGTGTTCCAGATCAACAACCAGCTTTTCAGGCGTAAATCGCCCCAGAAACTGGAGGATCTTTTTAAACCAATTGACGATGGTCCGATTGAAGAGCGACCCACTGATTTCACGCTGGACGATCATTGGGCGCTTTGGGCCGCCCTCCGACACAATTGGCTCAGCGTTGACGAACTGTTCGATCCGGTTCGAGACCTTCTTCCCCGACTTAAGCCAGGAGACGATACCATAAATAATCGTCCCCAAACCAAGGAAGACGACCACCACCCCTACGCCAACAAATAATAAATCGCTATCCAGAAGATTTTCCATAGAAAATAACCCTTAAACTTTAATCTGAATGAGTTTTCGGATCCAAACATTGCCGATGATCACCAACACCAGAGCACCTAAGAAAATCCCTTGGGTGATAATCGATGTCGCCACGGCGTCAAAATAACTGGGGGACAACATGAAAATCGCTAAACCTGTGATAAATGGCATTAATGACAAAAAGTTGCCAACATAGCGCGAATACGATGTCAGTGATCGAATTTCAGCAAACAACTGCATCCTGTCACGGATGGTGTCAATCGTGGATTCAAGAACGGTTGAAAGATTGCCACCCACCTGCGTGTTGATGATGATCGCTGTGA
This Chloroflexota bacterium DNA region includes the following protein-coding sequences:
- a CDS encoding CpaF family protein, with translation MFSNRPAMNKESSTPVQQSQTIASEHHNDFIAIRDAVQKELLENSKSDSSVNPEKLKVLIEEVFNKVLEEEHFLYNHDTRNQLLELVVADIVGYGPIEPLLKDNDITEIMVNGYDKVYVERFGLIKPTNVKFESEGHLMRVIDRIVSPIGRRVDESSPMVDARLPSGFRVNATIPPLSLNGAVLTIRKFATRPFQVQDLISNGTLNISLANFLKACVEARVNMVVSGGTGTGKTTFLNVLSSFIPEGERVITIEDTAELQLRQSHVVRLEKRPPNIEGKGEITIRQLVINALRMRPDRIVVGECRGGEAVDMLQAMNTGHDGSMTTIHSNGPRDALRRIETMVMMAGMDLPLRAIREQVASSMELIVHLERMKDGTRKIVKVAEVQGMESDTVVMQDLYAFEHAGIKNGMIQGTHKPTGLRPGFTPKLVAAGIRLPDSVFER
- a CDS encoding YjbQ family protein gives rise to the protein MQWFKSILFIKTSGKGFYNFTDAINSQLRQWEIEEGMAFLFVQHTSASLVINENYAPSAQTDMENFLEHIAPEGELWYAHTLEGKDDTPAHLRTMVTNISLEIPVDNGILSLGTWQGIYLAEHRNSAHQRRVLLRVLSTTP
- a CDS encoding isoprenylcysteine carboxylmethyltransferase family protein, which translates into the protein MKIILDYYPLIIYALLFAGLKISERAVLRRPGNNIRKGWGDWTVWLILAPMWLVLVGPVAEFIFLHTQPSIWEMVSGGALFAGAVFFSVKGYLNLEEGFSQAIERDDTQLVITGLYKTIRHPVSLGNILFLVACPLFLAAGPSWIPALVGVLGVMLRISIEESFMQRHVPDYAAYKERTWALIPFIY
- a CDS encoding phosphotransferase — translated: MDKSIRKLFTDELLAQALAAYGIKPAEAEILDGFESFIYQVTMGDEEYILRIGHDHRRGADLVYAEANFLNYLSLCGLSVPAVHPTREGTLVSAIPAADGSHFITALFTKALGHPPKRKDRTPELFKRMGAFLGRLHTFSAAYQPDENTPKRYTFDVDSKAMIAEAEKSLPKGDEVIKALYRETIDKILALPRDNGGFGLCHSDFHSGNFFITDKGQITLFDFDDCQYAWYIYDIAMALFYAISMDCQSQEELEAAQTFLSSFLSGYRQEFTLDPGWLLQIPLFLKLREMDLYIIIHRSMDMNNLDAWCERYMDHRREKILNNTPYCALDYARP
- a CDS encoding TIGR00266 family protein, which translates into the protein MNIELKYQPSYTLGIVTLGPSEEIQVEGGSMVSMSPDVAIETKARGGLLKSLGRAMLGGESFFQNTFRAGPKGGEITVAPALPGDMHIVQLNNDAMVVQSGSYVASENGVTVDTKWGGAKTFFASEGLIMLQVSGTGKAVLSSYGAIHELDLAAGQRYTVDTGHLVAFSHNMGFNVRAVGGIKSTLFSGEGLVVDLTGPGKVLLQTRSTDAFLSWLLPKLPKDHSNH
- a CDS encoding tetratricopeptide repeat protein produces the protein MTSVYRCGNREEEQKAAVDSKYPITRTKLIIPRRRDEIVTRQRLLSILNDLLDLKLIIIAAPAGYGKTSLLIDFATHTEWPISWLTLDPLDQDPFRFISHFIAAIQARFPEFGKNSLSVLNSIPQSQLDIPAIVSTIANDIYEHITEHFIFMLDDYQLVEDGELVNQFINSFLQAADENVHLMVSSRRLLTLSDMPLLVARNQVGGLSFEEISFTSQEIQELLLKNYHITITDKSAEEITQQTEGWITGLLLSTQLLEDEIGERIRTARVSGVNLYDYMAQQVFEQQPEDIKLFLLRTSILEEYDVQRCKRVIGKALKITESWQSSIDQVMIRNLFVLPVGDSDDLWLRYHHLFRDFLQVRMRKERPEETVLITIALADDFAEHQDWEQAFILYKQVRAVDKMLSLVEKAGPAMVTGGKLLTLKEWMAALPPDIATSRPSLLSLQAAILVNGGEVDQGIQLFTKVIDRLLEDNDPANIEVLALSLIRRAVAMQIQGDLQKSLADNRNAIEILDAFPEYGLIKAEALRNIGVTLYYKGEVKEAINILKESLRLFESYDDHQNVPKVLFNIGLMHKVLGDYVRAEMMYQEALDIWSTGGNMSWTAELLNNLGVLQQLRGDFEKAAANFEKAIEYSKISNSPRTETLSLTSLGDLYKDLDAYEESLDVYRQAETIAKRTNDYFMLFYLTLAEGILNRISGTFPKAEVVFANAKEKALESQSSYNLNLLELELAIYHLRQDQYALGLSSAKKAYDYFEAEGNQSEALRAAFSCSLGLAAQEDKDEALVYLEKVLPALLENNYATPLIIQAREFKDLLTAVKGKHEVKRQYARILERVDSFEEKLPVTRRKIRRQATIMPFAPPKMIIQSFGKAQVHINSRLVSSSDWQTQTSRDMFFLFLAHPEGLTKEQVGLYFWPDATPDELKLRFKNTLYRLRRAVGRQSVLLQDDYYQFNWSLDYEYDVESFTSAVDRAQKAKDPRDKINYLKTAVESYKGDYLSEIEEIWAITDRQRYYQMYLDVLMRLANMYMERKSYKTALRYCYQALTEDACLEDAHRLAMRIHAATGNRAAIVRQYERCRVALVKEINAPPSRQTRELYETLIQK
- a CDS encoding DUF5317 domain-containing protein, whose protein sequence is MRWHRNAMILVFAVALGLAAGLLNASFRKEPYQPIDLKYIWLILVAATPQMLAFFISGTRDKIPDQWIPVILITSQLILVVFVWLNRKQPGIWILGLGLLLNLVVIALNGGWMPISPDTLNKLGVPADTWQLGARHAFSKDMVLMKETTRLWFLSDILTLPKWIPYRVAFSIGDVVVAAGVFFLLLQNNHSEDKK
- a CDS encoding tetratricopeptide repeat protein; translation: MIKTMEDKNKKVEKRTKVKNSFGFIIMIVAVILIVATVFYFSFKYFNNQIAEKQRIQQSYTLDNMANQAEQLLLVGNPQPAAAIIDNIREINPDYERLSNLTTEVELLLRMESKYQEAESLLEAGNLEDALVLFYDIQVESPGLWDVSQQIEAIETENQIAILLADGNTAYENEDWDTVIGSYESALALDSQLNDPLITEQLLQGYLKKIISMLEDDGATIEDIEAAEQYYRKAVALIPQSKQYANERENLQEASSNLLQLKFVQTAKEMLSDSNQTITSVKKAVTYLSKAASIDPKNSALQRDLNNAEYYQVAFQDFLDMDWAPAITNLTKIMESDPNFAGGNSATLLYEAYSALGEQYYSAGFYSDALNNFEQAELVAWDDRENDLKLFQIQLYIGDTYGKLRDYENAVSYYLYALNSIEITSYTELGSVNNLMAQASYWDATGDYDSAYSALQEVLQGIGGIYINTEIEISDGACLAFFADDNLSTIDAILEANNLPKSTVINFGRQLIVPSIQQ